In Pseudomonas fluorescens NCIMB 11764, a single window of DNA contains:
- a CDS encoding circularly permuted type 2 ATP-grasp protein → MPDLLDRYPLTAGTYHELLDNSGAVRLHWRRLFDQLQRSTPAQLVQRQALLTRQIQENGVTYNVYADPKGADRPWELDLLPHVIAADEWALLSAGIAQRARLLNAVLADLYGPQRLIAEGLLPAELVFGHNNFLWPCQGITPPDGAFLHLYAVDLARTPDGRWWVTADRTQAPSGAGYALENRTIVSRAFPELYRDLKVQHLAGFFRTLQETLARQAPSDDEAPLVVLLTPGRFNESYFEHLYLARQLGYPLVEGGDLTVRDATVYLKTLSGLRRVHAIMRRLDDDFCDPLELRTDSALGVPGLLEAVRQGRVLVANALGSGVLESPGLLGFLPRINQFLFGEELILPSIATWWCGEAPVLAQALEKLPELLIKPAFPSQSFAPVFGRDLSEKQRQTLAERMQARPYAYVAQELAQLSQAPIWQAEDGQLQPRAIGMRMYAVASRDGYRVLPGGLTRVAAEADAEVVSMQRGGASKDTWVLGDRPPSGEQWKAQRSIGVHDLVRRDPYLPSRVVENLFWFGRYCERCDDSARLLRIMLARYVDGDDPQALEAAVELGERLMLLPDEGELPERLLAALLGDDWPFSLRSNLQRLQWAASQVRGKLSRENWQALVELQREAIELETEEPDFGELLDFLNRLVMSLAALSGFALDDMTRDEGWRFLMIGRRIERLQFLSGSLAAFLRGSGAFDQAGLEWLLELGNSSITYRSRYLAVAQLIPVLDLLLLDEQNPHAVLFQLKLVTRTLKRLNDDFAVPREAGLPHLVERLARFDLGCLENSLFGDASVRAAIEGLADLLQEIADASGQVSDRLALRHFAHVDDVSQRTVSV, encoded by the coding sequence ATGCCTGACCTGCTAGACCGCTACCCGCTGACGGCGGGCACTTATCACGAACTGCTCGACAACAGCGGCGCGGTGCGTTTGCACTGGCGTCGGCTGTTCGACCAGTTGCAACGCAGTACGCCCGCGCAGCTGGTGCAGCGTCAGGCACTGCTGACCCGGCAGATCCAGGAAAACGGCGTGACCTACAACGTCTACGCCGATCCCAAGGGCGCGGATCGACCGTGGGAGCTGGACCTGCTGCCGCATGTGATCGCCGCGGATGAGTGGGCGCTGTTGTCAGCCGGGATCGCACAGCGGGCGCGTCTGTTGAATGCCGTCCTGGCGGATTTATACGGGCCGCAGCGGCTGATCGCTGAAGGCTTGCTGCCGGCTGAACTGGTGTTCGGTCACAACAACTTCCTCTGGCCCTGTCAGGGCATCACGCCGCCCGACGGGGCCTTTCTGCATCTGTATGCCGTGGATCTGGCGCGCACGCCCGACGGGCGCTGGTGGGTCACGGCGGATCGGACTCAGGCACCGTCCGGCGCGGGTTACGCCCTGGAAAACCGCACGATCGTGTCCCGGGCCTTCCCCGAGTTGTACCGAGATTTGAAGGTGCAGCATCTGGCCGGGTTCTTCCGCACGCTGCAGGAAACCCTGGCCCGTCAGGCTCCGAGCGATGATGAAGCGCCGTTGGTGGTACTGCTGACACCGGGGCGTTTCAACGAAAGCTACTTCGAACATCTGTACTTGGCACGGCAGCTCGGTTATCCGCTGGTGGAGGGTGGCGACCTCACGGTGCGCGATGCCACGGTGTACCTGAAAACCCTGAGCGGCCTGCGTCGCGTCCACGCGATCATGCGTCGCCTCGACGACGACTTCTGCGATCCGCTGGAATTGCGCACCGACTCTGCGCTGGGCGTGCCGGGCCTGCTCGAAGCCGTGCGGCAGGGGCGAGTGCTGGTGGCCAACGCGCTGGGCAGCGGCGTTCTCGAGTCGCCAGGACTGTTGGGCTTTCTACCGAGGATCAATCAATTCCTGTTCGGCGAAGAGCTGATTCTGCCCTCCATCGCCACATGGTGGTGCGGCGAAGCGCCGGTGCTGGCCCAGGCATTGGAAAAGTTGCCGGAGCTGCTGATCAAACCGGCGTTTCCTTCGCAGAGTTTTGCGCCGGTATTTGGCCGTGACTTGAGTGAAAAACAGCGCCAGACCCTTGCTGAGCGCATGCAGGCGCGACCTTACGCCTATGTGGCGCAAGAGCTGGCGCAATTGTCGCAGGCGCCGATCTGGCAGGCTGAGGACGGTCAGTTACAGCCTCGGGCGATCGGCATGCGCATGTATGCGGTGGCCAGTCGCGATGGCTATCGGGTGCTGCCCGGTGGTTTGACCCGTGTGGCCGCCGAGGCCGATGCCGAAGTGGTGTCGATGCAACGTGGCGGCGCGAGCAAGGACACCTGGGTGCTGGGGGATCGGCCACCGAGCGGCGAGCAGTGGAAAGCCCAGCGCAGCATCGGCGTGCACGACCTGGTGCGGCGCGATCCGTATCTGCCGTCCCGGGTCGTGGAAAACCTGTTCTGGTTCGGCCGCTACTGTGAACGCTGCGATGACAGCGCTCGGTTGCTGCGGATCATGCTGGCGCGCTACGTCGACGGCGATGACCCGCAAGCTCTGGAGGCGGCTGTCGAACTGGGCGAGCGGTTGATGTTGCTGCCCGATGAAGGCGAATTGCCTGAACGGCTACTGGCGGCGCTGCTCGGCGACGACTGGCCGTTCAGCCTGCGTTCCAACCTGCAGCGCTTGCAGTGGGCGGCTTCTCAGGTGCGCGGCAAGCTCTCGCGGGAAAACTGGCAGGCGCTGGTGGAGTTGCAGCGCGAGGCAATCGAGCTGGAAACCGAAGAGCCGGATTTCGGCGAGTTGCTGGATTTCCTCAACCGTCTGGTGATGTCGCTGGCGGCGCTGTCGGGTTTTGCCCTCGACGACATGACCCGGGACGAAGGCTGGCGCTTCCTGATGATCGGCCGGCGGATCGAGCGCCTGCAATTTCTCAGCGGCAGCCTGGCGGCGTTCCTGCGCGGTAGTGGTGCCTTCGACCAGGCCGGACTTGAATGGCTGCTGGAACTGGGCAACAGCAGCATCACCTACCGCTCGCGGTATCTGGCGGTGGCGCAATTGATTCCGGTGCTGGACCTGTTGCTGCTCGATGAGCAGAACCCTCACGCCGTGTTGTTCCAGCTGAAACTGGTCACTCGCACCCTCAAGCGGTTGAACGATGATTTTGCTGTGCCGCGCGAAGCGGGGCTGCCGCACTTGGTGGAACGGCTGGCGCGCTTCGATCTGGGGTGCCTGGAGAATTCGTTGTTCGGCGATGCCAGCGTTCGTGCCGCCATAGAGGGTCTGGCCGATCTGCTGCAAGAGATCGCTGACGCCAGCGGACAAGTGTCGGATCGTCTGGCGTTGCGCCATTTCGCCCATGTCGATGATGTCAGCCAGCGCACGGTGTCCGTCTGA
- a CDS encoding transglutaminase family protein gives MSARYQIFHDTHYHYDSPVSLAQQLAHLWPRSCAWQRCTEQQLQISPDPTSRRDELDVFGNPLTRLAFERPHDELLVNARLTVEVMSRPTLDFNQSPAWEDTRNALTYSSQPLSPELLEACRYRFESPYVHLKRNFVEFSESCFPAGRPLLLGVQALMEKIFSEFTFDAEATQVATPLVEVLERRRGVCQDFAHLMLACVRSRGLAARYISGYLLTQPPPGQPRLIGADASHAWVSVFCPMLGWVDFDPTNNVQPALEHITLAWGRDFSDVSPLRGVILGGGNHDPEVRVTVMPLE, from the coding sequence ATGAGCGCCCGTTACCAGATTTTCCACGACACCCATTATCACTACGACAGCCCGGTGTCCCTCGCCCAGCAATTGGCACACCTGTGGCCGCGATCGTGTGCCTGGCAGCGCTGCACCGAGCAGCAATTGCAGATCAGCCCCGATCCGACATCGCGCCGGGACGAGCTGGATGTGTTTGGCAACCCGCTGACCCGACTGGCATTCGAGCGGCCGCACGATGAACTATTGGTCAACGCCCGGCTCACCGTCGAAGTGATGTCTCGGCCAACGCTGGATTTCAATCAATCCCCGGCCTGGGAAGACACCCGCAACGCACTGACCTACAGCAGTCAGCCGCTTTCTCCTGAATTGCTGGAAGCTTGCCGTTACCGGTTCGAATCGCCCTATGTGCATCTGAAGCGCAACTTCGTCGAGTTCTCGGAAAGTTGTTTCCCCGCGGGCCGTCCGTTGTTGCTCGGCGTTCAGGCGCTGATGGAGAAAATCTTCAGCGAGTTCACCTTCGACGCCGAAGCGACGCAGGTGGCAACGCCACTGGTGGAAGTGCTGGAGCGCCGGCGCGGGGTTTGCCAGGACTTCGCTCACCTGATGCTCGCTTGCGTGCGTTCCCGCGGGTTGGCGGCTCGTTACATCAGCGGTTACCTGCTGACTCAGCCACCGCCCGGCCAGCCACGGCTGATCGGTGCCGACGCCTCGCATGCCTGGGTTTCGGTTTTTTGCCCGATGCTGGGCTGGGTGGATTTCGATCCGACCAACAATGTGCAGCCGGCGCTGGAACACATCACCCTGGCCTGGGGCCGGGATTTCTCCGATGTCTCGCCGTTGCGGGGGGTGATTCTGGGGGGCGGTAATCACGACCCGGAAGTCCGCGTCACCGTAATGCCACTGGAGTAA
- a CDS encoding TIGR00730 family Rossman fold protein — protein sequence MSLASVCVFCGASTGTNPAYREAAVALGRALAERRLTLVYGGGAVGLMGIVADAALAAGGEVIGIIPQSLKDKEIGHSGLTRLEVVDGMHARKARMAELSDAFIALPGGLGTLEELFEVWTWGQLGYHGKPLGLLEVNGFYSKLTGFLDHIVGEGFVREAHRDMLQLSESPQTLLDALDAWQPTVVPKWTEQKPS from the coding sequence ATGTCTTTAGCATCCGTTTGTGTATTTTGCGGTGCCAGCACCGGCACCAACCCGGCTTATCGTGAAGCGGCTGTCGCCCTGGGGCGAGCATTGGCCGAGCGCAGGTTGACCCTGGTCTATGGCGGCGGCGCCGTGGGGTTGATGGGGATTGTGGCCGATGCTGCACTGGCAGCCGGCGGTGAAGTGATCGGGATCATCCCGCAAAGCCTCAAGGACAAGGAAATCGGCCACAGCGGCCTGACTCGCCTCGAAGTGGTCGACGGCATGCATGCGCGAAAGGCGCGGATGGCTGAGCTCAGCGACGCATTTATCGCATTGCCCGGCGGCCTGGGCACTCTGGAGGAACTGTTCGAAGTCTGGACGTGGGGCCAGCTCGGCTACCACGGCAAACCACTGGGTCTGCTGGAAGTGAACGGCTTCTACAGCAAATTGACTGGTTTTCTTGATCATATCGTCGGCGAAGGCTTCGTTCGCGAAGCGCACCGTGACATGCTGCAACTGAGCGAATCGCCGCAAACCCTGCTCGATGCCCTGGATGCCTGGCAGCCGACCGTGGTGCCAAAGTGGACAGAGCAAAAACCCAGCTAA